In Gammaproteobacteria bacterium, one DNA window encodes the following:
- a CDS encoding type II toxin-antitoxin system VapB family antitoxin, translating into MRTNIVIDDELMDEVIKLTGVKTKKEAVELGLLTLIRIKKQEKIRQFRGKLSWDGNLDEMRMD; encoded by the coding sequence ATGAGAACAAATATTGTTATTGACGACGAATTGATGGATGAAGTAATCAAACTCACGGGAGTAAAGACCAAAAAAGAAGCAGTAGAACTTGGCTTGTTAACCTTGATAAGAATAAAAAAACAGGAAAAGATCAGGCAGTTTCGGGGTAAGTTGAGTTGGGACGGCAATCTCGATGAAATGAGAATGGATTGA